One genomic region from Phycisphaerae bacterium encodes:
- a CDS encoding glycoside hydrolase family 2: MAETTKVDVFAQIAAQARQQRDALLIEPQPPAIRRKKLESRKSSLHAAFSPPAKLDTPEKLQRELQRLRRQTDRFTRDLAPKLKPTRKTIALDSFDFRHETQADRADFAHTLAGRGKWQRVAIPHFGGPTGRAAAYYRTTFDLAKSDLARSKACWLCFKGADYKTHAFLNGTYVGSHEGFFAPFEFDLTAAARPGRNVLVVRIENDAICMSNDSWGDDKTQGDKIYAATGLGWDDPEIGWHHCPPGMGIYQDACVQVRANYHVADLFVRPLIDRNQAELWIDLYSTQADDTELVLEYAIHGQNFKQTVLKSDKQQIPVGPTLNYYRYRVDMPDPKLWDLESPWLYQLQVKLYDQSGRLLDAAARQFGLRDFRLDTSTEPKGRFLLNRRPVKLRGANTMGHMQQCVAKKDWNQLRDDILLAKLCNMNFFRLTQRPVQPEIYEFCDRLGMMTQTDLPLFGVLRRNQFAETVRQAGEMERLVRAHPCNVAVSYINEPFSGALGRAHRHLQRDELEAFFQAADRAVLLENPDCVIKHVDGDYDPPDVGLPDNHCYNCWYNLHGLPLGKLIKGYWQKVKPGWNYACGEFGAEGLDHVNTMLEGYPKTWLPKKLDEPWSPASIVQAQTARFHYVWFTTQRTLPEWVAASQRFQGWATATMTEAFRRDPRMISFAIHLFIDAFPSGWMKAIMDVKRQPKPAYFAYRDALAPVAANIRSDRTHYFANDRLDAEFWVCNDLPHELKGHRIAWQLRQGRKTVFAAQTQADVPALAPSCQGVFDFRLPDVAERTAFTLQLALKDRAGKIVHWTQRSFDVFPKLAPSSRKVYVLARQGGAAWKLALQLGLKPQLWNNQTDAPILVDSPAELRRHKSALNQAVRQGGRVVLTDLEMTEKDWNSTLTFANAKFTLQHPGMGPRYFANCSTSHPLVEGFQQDDFFLWHSTATDMIEPLMPVTMQAEGLQTILATGEGDWAAKTWNPAPAAALSHHGQGQFIVSLIALLDRVTTNPPAKRYALRLLNLT; the protein is encoded by the coding sequence ATGGCCGAGACAACCAAGGTCGACGTCTTCGCACAAATCGCCGCCCAAGCCAGACAGCAGCGAGACGCGCTGCTCATCGAGCCTCAGCCGCCGGCCATCCGCCGCAAAAAACTCGAATCCCGAAAGTCCAGCCTCCACGCCGCCTTCAGCCCGCCCGCCAAACTCGACACGCCCGAAAAACTCCAGCGCGAACTCCAGCGCCTCCGCCGTCAGACCGACAGATTCACCCGCGACCTCGCCCCCAAACTCAAACCGACCCGCAAGACCATCGCCCTCGACTCCTTCGACTTCCGCCACGAAACCCAAGCCGACCGCGCCGACTTCGCTCACACCCTCGCCGGCAGGGGCAAATGGCAGCGCGTCGCCATCCCGCACTTCGGCGGACCCACCGGCCGCGCCGCTGCCTACTACCGCACCACCTTCGACCTCGCCAAGTCCGACCTCGCCAGATCCAAAGCCTGCTGGCTCTGCTTCAAAGGCGCCGACTACAAAACCCACGCCTTTCTCAACGGAACCTACGTCGGCTCCCACGAGGGCTTCTTCGCCCCCTTCGAATTCGACCTCACCGCCGCCGCCCGACCCGGCCGCAACGTCCTGGTCGTCCGCATCGAAAACGACGCCATCTGCATGAGCAACGACTCCTGGGGCGACGACAAAACCCAGGGCGACAAAATCTACGCCGCCACCGGCCTCGGATGGGACGACCCCGAAATCGGATGGCACCACTGCCCGCCCGGCATGGGCATCTATCAGGACGCCTGCGTCCAGGTCCGCGCCAACTACCACGTCGCCGACCTCTTCGTCCGGCCGCTGATCGACCGCAACCAAGCCGAGCTCTGGATCGACCTCTACAGCACCCAGGCCGACGACACCGAACTGGTCCTCGAATACGCCATCCACGGCCAGAACTTCAAACAGACCGTCCTCAAATCCGACAAACAGCAGATCCCCGTCGGCCCCACCCTCAATTACTACCGCTACCGCGTCGACATGCCCGATCCCAAACTCTGGGACCTCGAATCCCCTTGGCTCTACCAGCTCCAGGTCAAACTCTACGACCAGTCCGGCCGTCTCCTCGACGCCGCCGCCCGCCAGTTCGGCCTGCGCGACTTCCGCCTCGATACCTCTACCGAACCTAAAGGCCGATTCCTTCTCAACCGCCGGCCCGTCAAGCTCCGCGGCGCCAACACCATGGGCCACATGCAGCAGTGCGTCGCCAAAAAGGACTGGAACCAGCTCCGCGACGACATTCTCCTCGCCAAACTCTGCAACATGAACTTCTTCCGCCTCACCCAACGCCCCGTTCAGCCGGAAATCTACGAGTTCTGCGACCGACTCGGCATGATGACCCAGACCGATCTGCCCCTCTTCGGCGTCCTCCGCCGAAACCAGTTCGCCGAAACCGTCCGACAGGCCGGCGAAATGGAACGGCTCGTCCGCGCCCATCCCTGCAACGTCGCCGTCTCCTACATCAACGAGCCCTTCTCCGGCGCCTTGGGCCGGGCCCATCGCCACCTCCAGCGCGATGAACTCGAAGCCTTCTTCCAAGCCGCCGACCGCGCCGTCCTCCTCGAAAATCCCGACTGCGTCATCAAGCACGTCGACGGCGACTACGACCCGCCGGACGTCGGCCTGCCCGACAACCACTGCTACAACTGCTGGTACAACCTCCACGGCCTGCCCCTCGGCAAGCTCATCAAAGGCTACTGGCAGAAGGTCAAACCCGGCTGGAACTACGCCTGCGGCGAATTCGGAGCCGAGGGCCTCGACCACGTCAACACCATGCTCGAAGGCTATCCCAAAACCTGGCTGCCCAAAAAACTCGACGAGCCCTGGTCGCCCGCGTCCATCGTCCAGGCCCAGACCGCACGCTTCCACTACGTCTGGTTCACCACCCAACGCACCCTCCCCGAATGGGTTGCCGCGTCCCAGCGCTTCCAGGGCTGGGCCACCGCCACCATGACCGAGGCCTTCCGCCGCGATCCCCGCATGATCAGCTTCGCCATCCACCTCTTCATCGACGCCTTTCCCTCCGGTTGGATGAAGGCCATCATGGACGTCAAACGCCAGCCCAAACCCGCCTACTTCGCCTACCGCGACGCCCTCGCCCCCGTCGCCGCCAACATCCGCTCCGACCGCACCCACTACTTCGCCAACGACCGCCTCGACGCCGAATTCTGGGTCTGCAACGACCTGCCGCACGAACTCAAGGGCCATCGAATCGCCTGGCAACTCCGCCAGGGCCGAAAAACCGTCTTCGCCGCCCAGACCCAAGCCGACGTTCCCGCCCTCGCGCCATCCTGCCAGGGCGTCTTCGACTTCCGCCTGCCGGACGTCGCCGAACGCACCGCCTTCACCCTCCAACTCGCCCTCAAGGACCGAGCCGGCAAGATCGTCCACTGGACCCAAAGGTCCTTCGACGTCTTCCCCAAACTTGCGCCCTCAAGCCGCAAGGTCTACGTCCTCGCCCGCCAGGGCGGCGCCGCCTGGAAACTCGCCCTCCAACTCGGCCTCAAACCCCAACTCTGGAACAACCAGACCGACGCTCCGATCCTCGTCGACTCCCCAGCCGAACTGCGACGCCATAAGTCCGCCCTAAACCAAGCCGTCCGGCAGGGGGGGCGAGTGGTCCTGACCGACCTCGAAATGACCGAAAAAGACTGGAACTCCACCCTCACCTTCGCCAACGCCAAATTCACCCTCCAACACCCCGGCATGGGCCCCCGATACTTCGCCAACTGCTCCACCAGCCATCCCTTGGTCGAAGGCTTCCAGCAAGACGACTTCTTCCTCTGGCACAGCACCGCCACCGACATGATCGAACCCCTCATGCCCGTCACCATGCAAGCCGAAGGCCTCCAAACCATCCTCGCCACCGGTGAAGGCGACTGGGCCGCCAAAACCTGGAACCCAGCCCCCGCCGCCGCCCTCTCCCATCACGGCCAGGGCCAATTCATCGTCTCCCTCATCGCCCTCCTCGACCGAGTCACCACCAACCCCCCAGCCAAACGCTACGCCCTCCGCCTCCTCAACCTCACCTGA
- a CDS encoding substrate-binding domain-containing protein, which produces MTTAELAIGVDRGLRVPIYRQIGRQFAAMIERGELRRGQRLPGVPQLVRELGVNYRTVRQAYQYLSQTGLVEIINGKGTFVADRTAAGRETRTVAAVGYWPLDVHSDRQDFLQNVYRGMRLEAERMGWSCPYMTPAGSLVETWRGLRAAGMIVFATSSELIDPDGLRQAGVKAVTVSGSGKALPMVRSDDHAGIGAMMDHLFDLGHRRVAFVGASQLTHSVRRRMEAYCRKMGERGLSIQPSWIFISEDPVLQEWEEQERVYEQLFGSDAPPTAIVASSGYVSMSLLQLLHRHRVRIPEEVSVGGYDDLPAMRFAAPPLTTVRQPLEEIGREAVRKVVAMLEEREVEDTVLPVELVVRESTGRARES; this is translated from the coding sequence ATGACTACGGCGGAGCTGGCAATTGGAGTGGACCGGGGGTTGCGGGTGCCGATCTATCGGCAGATCGGGCGGCAGTTCGCCGCGATGATCGAGCGGGGTGAGTTGCGGCGTGGGCAGCGGCTGCCGGGGGTTCCCCAGTTGGTGCGGGAGTTGGGGGTGAACTACCGGACGGTGCGGCAGGCGTACCAGTATCTTTCGCAGACGGGGTTGGTGGAGATCATCAACGGCAAGGGGACGTTCGTGGCGGACCGGACGGCGGCCGGTCGGGAGACACGGACGGTCGCGGCGGTGGGATACTGGCCGCTTGATGTTCACAGCGATCGGCAGGACTTTTTGCAGAACGTGTATCGAGGGATGCGGCTTGAGGCGGAGAGGATGGGTTGGTCGTGCCCGTACATGACGCCGGCTGGGAGTCTGGTGGAGACGTGGCGTGGGTTGCGGGCGGCTGGAATGATCGTTTTCGCCACGAGTTCGGAACTGATCGATCCGGACGGGCTGAGGCAGGCGGGCGTGAAGGCGGTGACGGTCAGCGGGAGCGGCAAGGCGCTGCCGATGGTCCGGTCGGACGACCATGCGGGGATCGGGGCGATGATGGATCACCTGTTTGACCTGGGGCATCGGCGGGTCGCGTTTGTGGGGGCTTCGCAGTTGACTCACAGCGTGCGGCGCCGGATGGAGGCGTATTGCCGGAAGATGGGCGAGCGGGGGCTTTCAATTCAGCCGTCATGGATATTCATTTCAGAAGACCCGGTGCTGCAGGAGTGGGAGGAGCAGGAGCGAGTGTATGAGCAGTTGTTCGGGTCGGACGCCCCCCCTACCGCGATCGTGGCTTCGTCGGGGTACGTGTCGATGTCGCTGTTGCAGTTGCTGCACCGGCACCGGGTGCGGATTCCGGAGGAGGTCTCGGTGGGCGGGTACGACGATCTTCCGGCGATGCGGTTCGCGGCCCCGCCGCTGACGACGGTGCGTCAGCCGCTGGAGGAGATCGGGCGGGAGGCGGTGCGGAAGGTGGTGGCGATGCTGGAGGAGCGGGAGGTGGAGGATACGGTGTTGCCGGTGGAGTTGGTGGTGCGGGAGTCGACGGGGAGGGCGAGAGAGTCATGA
- a CDS encoding prepilin-type N-terminal cleavage/methylation domain-containing protein: MRWAAWRIGVREGRSFTLIELLVVVAIVAVLVAILLPALSAARESSRRVVCGSQIRQVAAAFVVYGQEYAVLPPALTWPSGPEPYSMDLEVATALGRLGASWEMEYRGTSYGIWSGIWRCPSSEGLVRGYRPDKGCFLNDQHMVQTHLKGHPRYMGRLSPARLEDEMGPVFADIWRGWTQAPGEWLSNHMADERDPAGYNQGWSDGHVQWVPFSAMKGDPFDGWMYHRAPSSSIYYWVEEP; encoded by the coding sequence ATGCGTTGGGCAGCGTGGAGGATTGGGGTTCGGGAGGGAAGGTCGTTTACGCTGATTGAGCTTTTGGTGGTGGTGGCGATCGTGGCGGTGCTGGTGGCGATCTTGCTGCCGGCGCTCTCGGCGGCGCGGGAGAGTTCGCGGCGGGTGGTGTGCGGATCGCAGATTCGGCAGGTTGCAGCGGCGTTCGTGGTGTATGGGCAGGAGTACGCGGTGCTGCCGCCGGCGCTGACGTGGCCGAGCGGTCCGGAGCCGTATTCGATGGACCTGGAGGTGGCGACGGCATTGGGACGATTGGGGGCGAGCTGGGAGATGGAGTATCGCGGGACGTCGTATGGGATATGGTCCGGGATATGGCGGTGCCCGTCCAGTGAAGGACTGGTGAGGGGGTATCGTCCGGACAAAGGGTGTTTTCTCAACGATCAGCACATGGTGCAGACGCATTTGAAGGGGCATCCGCGGTACATGGGACGGCTTTCGCCGGCCCGGCTGGAGGATGAGATGGGCCCGGTGTTCGCGGACATCTGGCGCGGCTGGACACAGGCGCCCGGCGAGTGGTTGTCGAACCACATGGCCGACGAGCGCGACCCGGCGGGATACAACCAGGGTTGGAGCGACGGGCACGTGCAGTGGGTTCCGTTTTCGGCGATGAAGGGCGATCCGTTCGACGGGTGGATGTATCACCGGGCGCCGAGTTCGTCGATTTACTATTGGGTGGAAGAGCCTTAG
- a CDS encoding LacI family transcriptional regulator has product MAVTLADIARRAGVSKTAVSRVVNHSRGTAGISASKRAEILRVAQDMGYLPNAASRATRQGRFNRIAGVVVQYGSDGSGYFPNTGFLDPAADHLAEHGYSLVLEPLHLDLLDDAFREPPRIFSELAVDGILGLPAGGVVPATVDEHLARLGAPVVWMNRDQAEHPHSVMSDEEANARMLVRHLIDLGHRRIGYIAFESPNYVLSRRARGVLGELEAAGLDTSGVLIGPRASCMVGLAEALLVPRLRVTAAIGQHRGAYDALSHTALRLGIRVPEELSLAYFASPWQVVLSDYRPTTVEVAEGQMAVRAAARLLALVSGEEISEPEPPIAGTLRPGWTTARPGSAWAEGVRRCRHEEGVCLYADRTAHWRPSVGP; this is encoded by the coding sequence ATGGCGGTGACGCTGGCGGATATTGCGAGGCGAGCGGGGGTGAGCAAGACGGCGGTATCGCGGGTGGTGAACCACAGCCGTGGGACGGCTGGGATCAGTGCGTCGAAGCGGGCTGAGATTCTGAGGGTGGCCCAGGACATGGGGTACTTGCCGAACGCGGCGTCGCGAGCGACGCGTCAGGGTCGGTTCAACCGGATCGCGGGGGTGGTGGTGCAATATGGTTCTGACGGGAGCGGCTACTTTCCGAACACGGGTTTTCTAGATCCGGCGGCGGACCACCTGGCGGAGCACGGGTATTCGCTGGTGCTGGAGCCGCTTCACCTGGACCTGCTGGATGATGCGTTCCGGGAGCCACCTCGGATTTTTTCTGAGTTGGCGGTTGATGGGATCCTGGGTCTTCCGGCTGGAGGCGTTGTGCCGGCGACCGTGGACGAGCACCTGGCGCGGCTTGGGGCGCCGGTGGTGTGGATGAACCGGGACCAAGCGGAGCACCCGCACTCGGTGATGAGCGATGAGGAGGCGAACGCCCGGATGCTCGTGCGGCACCTGATCGATTTGGGGCACCGGCGGATCGGGTACATCGCGTTCGAGTCGCCCAATTACGTGCTCTCGCGACGCGCCCGCGGCGTGCTGGGCGAGTTGGAGGCGGCGGGTTTGGACACTTCGGGCGTGCTGATCGGGCCTCGGGCGAGCTGCATGGTAGGCTTGGCGGAGGCGTTGCTGGTTCCGCGGCTTCGGGTCACGGCGGCGATCGGTCAGCATCGAGGGGCGTACGATGCTTTGTCGCACACGGCGCTTCGTTTGGGCATTCGGGTTCCCGAGGAGCTTTCGTTGGCATATTTCGCGTCGCCGTGGCAGGTGGTTCTATCGGATTACCGGCCGACGACGGTGGAGGTGGCTGAGGGGCAGATGGCGGTGCGTGCGGCGGCGCGTCTGCTGGCCTTGGTGTCGGGCGAAGAGATAAGCGAGCCGGAGCCGCCGATTGCGGGAACGTTGCGACCGGGGTGGACGACGGCCCGGCCAGGCTCGGCGTGGGCTGAGGGGGTTCGGCGGTGCCGGCACGAGGAAGGCGTGTGCCTTTACGCGGATCGGACGGCGCACTGGCGGCCGTCGGTCGGGCCATAG
- a CDS encoding DUF1559 domain-containing protein, whose product MLQAKRNGLGFTLIELLVVVAIIAVLVAMLLPALSAAREQARRLVCMNNQRQIGIALGMYANDHHGVLPYNRRDKSPYPSPWWWLYPGPGWSVMERVQFGLLKGYVGDGQAYGCPVIMQCPEDRNFRYGADHGENTSYMINPEAGSNANSTGEAGRLDALPPARAATIDIYSWWRPYYFATGWHENHQSRGANVLKVDGRVTWISPDQTYGKCGDWAWWFLDWF is encoded by the coding sequence ATGCTGCAAGCTAAGAGAAACGGCCTTGGTTTTACGCTGATCGAGTTGCTGGTGGTGGTGGCGATCATCGCGGTGCTGGTGGCGATGCTGCTGCCGGCGCTCTCGGCGGCGCGGGAGCAGGCTCGGCGTCTGGTGTGCATGAACAACCAGCGGCAGATCGGGATAGCGTTGGGGATGTACGCGAACGACCACCACGGGGTGTTGCCGTACAACCGGCGAGACAAGTCGCCGTACCCGTCCCCGTGGTGGTGGCTGTATCCGGGCCCGGGTTGGAGCGTGATGGAGCGGGTTCAGTTCGGCCTGCTGAAGGGCTACGTGGGGGACGGGCAGGCCTACGGATGCCCGGTGATCATGCAGTGCCCGGAGGACCGGAACTTTCGGTACGGAGCGGATCACGGCGAGAACACGTCGTACATGATCAATCCGGAGGCGGGGTCGAACGCGAACTCGACGGGCGAGGCGGGCCGATTGGACGCCCTGCCGCCGGCGCGGGCGGCGACGATCGATATCTACTCATGGTGGAGGCCCTACTACTTCGCCACCGGCTGGCATGAGAATCACCAGTCCCGCGGGGCGAACGTGCTGAAGGTGGACGGCCGCGTCACGTGGATCAGTCCCGATCAGACGTATGGCAAGTGCGGCGACTGGGCATGGTGGTTTCTCGACTGGTTCTGA
- a CDS encoding right-handed parallel beta-helix repeat-containing protein has protein sequence MTIRIGMMVCLLIGVAAGQVTYYVDAGAGDDGNDGRSSGSAWKSLEKVNQQTFGPGDRILFKRGSRYAGQLAPKGSGEEGRLIVIGVYGEGDRPRIDGEGVDSALVLHNVEYWEVSGLEITNTGKTRGPRSGVRIRVDDFGTARHIRIRDLYIHDVNGTNVKADGGGSGIAWSNGGERVKSRFDGLVIENCRLVRTDRNGIVGGGYGDRREWHPSLNVVIRGNVIEDFGGDGIVPIGTDGCLIERNVLRDGRQRAKDAACGIWPFASDNTVIQFNEVSGMRLDGGHDGQGFDSDYNCRNTIIQYNYSHDNEGGFFMACNWAKPGDPSSAGNVGTIVRYNISQNDGDPNGKTEGNPIMFVGPVRDVRFYNNVIYVSKRMNGRPMINTWVTELGPPEDVRFYNNVFYAEPETSLGWVIGGIRKLAFENNVFFGTRFGPPAGVDGITADPLFVAPGSGKDGLGSLGGYRLGEGSPCLRAGRVVENNGGRDFWGNPVPSDRAPDIGAHQR, from the coding sequence ATGACCATTCGCATCGGGATGATGGTGTGCCTTCTGATCGGTGTCGCGGCCGGGCAAGTCACGTATTACGTGGACGCCGGGGCCGGAGACGACGGGAACGACGGGCGATCGTCCGGGTCGGCATGGAAGAGCCTGGAGAAGGTCAATCAGCAGACGTTCGGTCCGGGCGACAGGATACTCTTTAAGAGGGGAAGCCGGTACGCGGGACAGCTTGCGCCGAAAGGTTCGGGCGAGGAAGGCCGGCTGATCGTTATCGGCGTCTACGGCGAAGGGGATCGGCCTCGGATTGACGGCGAAGGGGTCGACAGCGCCCTTGTGCTGCACAACGTCGAGTACTGGGAAGTCAGCGGGCTGGAGATCACGAATACGGGCAAGACGCGAGGGCCGAGGAGCGGGGTTCGCATCCGCGTCGACGATTTCGGGACGGCGCGTCATATCCGGATCAGAGACCTTTACATTCACGACGTGAACGGGACGAACGTGAAGGCGGACGGCGGCGGGTCGGGGATCGCGTGGAGCAACGGCGGAGAGCGGGTCAAGAGCCGGTTCGACGGGCTGGTGATCGAGAACTGCCGCCTGGTTCGGACGGACCGCAACGGGATCGTGGGCGGCGGGTACGGCGACCGGCGGGAATGGCATCCCAGCCTGAACGTGGTGATACGCGGGAACGTGATCGAGGATTTCGGCGGCGACGGGATCGTTCCGATCGGGACGGACGGCTGCCTGATCGAGCGGAACGTCTTGCGCGACGGCCGGCAGAGGGCCAAGGACGCGGCGTGCGGGATCTGGCCATTCGCCAGCGACAATACGGTGATTCAGTTCAACGAGGTCAGCGGAATGAGGCTGGACGGCGGGCATGACGGCCAGGGTTTCGACTCGGACTACAACTGCCGCAACACGATCATCCAATACAACTACAGCCACGACAACGAGGGCGGATTTTTCATGGCGTGCAACTGGGCCAAGCCGGGCGACCCGTCCAGCGCGGGCAACGTCGGCACGATTGTCCGGTACAACATCAGCCAGAACGACGGCGATCCGAACGGCAAGACGGAAGGCAACCCCATCATGTTCGTCGGACCGGTCCGGGACGTGCGGTTCTACAACAACGTGATCTACGTTTCGAAGCGGATGAACGGGCGGCCGATGATCAACACGTGGGTCACCGAGTTGGGTCCGCCGGAGGATGTGCGGTTCTACAACAATGTTTTTTACGCGGAACCGGAGACGAGCCTGGGTTGGGTGATTGGTGGGATCCGGAAGCTGGCGTTCGAGAACAACGTTTTTTTCGGGACCAGGTTTGGGCCGCCGGCGGGAGTTGATGGGATCACGGCGGACCCGCTGTTCGTTGCCCCAGGGAGCGGCAAGGATGGGTTGGGATCGCTGGGCGGCTATCGGCTTGGCGAAGGTTCGCCGTGTTTGCGGGCGGGGCGGGTCGTCGAGAACAACGGCGGGCGGGATTTCTGGGGGAACCCGGTGCCTTCGGACCGGGCGCCGGATATCGGCGCGCATCAGCGGTAG
- a CDS encoding exo-alpha-sialidase — MGTIQVRRCLHIEQTDYLQDVEVPEVGYISTDRNILVESVLYGSSREFYFRSRGLSDQCDKAPPLVLRLSEDNGRSWREIETWTQYHHVEGPWRWLRWSPTYVYGPGGQLARLCMGWLDVEGLVSWDKGNPTPISGLVFVQLSNDLGRTWSPMRQMVFAGEEYNGVHWGPGLWFGRNRGVLGGPPVYLDDGRFMLTFGTQIVGEPADPMTGRHQSACLFGRFAEDGSGIAWEMTSYATVGAKQSFYGGVEPSAAMLKDGRLWLTMRVHVHRDGGFESGGRYYVTSDDMGRTWSEPQVMRYDDTGEKVHIPACLAHVLRSSRNGRLYMITNIVDEPAYACDPRTTLQIAEIEEPSLRVIRDSITVIESRRPDQPEYIRFSNWARYEDRETGNLVMLMSENPGNVGRHEECGVEPHSYRYEIELPE, encoded by the coding sequence ATGGGTACGATTCAAGTGCGCCGTTGTCTGCACATCGAGCAGACAGATTATCTTCAGGACGTCGAGGTGCCCGAGGTGGGGTACATCTCGACGGACCGCAACATCCTGGTTGAGAGCGTTCTGTACGGGTCGTCGCGGGAGTTTTACTTCCGCAGCCGCGGATTGTCGGACCAGTGCGACAAGGCGCCGCCGCTGGTGTTACGGCTCAGCGAGGACAACGGCCGATCGTGGCGGGAGATCGAGACGTGGACGCAGTACCACCACGTGGAGGGCCCGTGGCGGTGGCTGCGGTGGAGTCCCACTTACGTTTACGGACCGGGCGGGCAGCTTGCGCGGCTTTGCATGGGCTGGCTCGACGTGGAGGGTCTGGTTTCGTGGGACAAGGGGAATCCGACGCCGATCAGCGGGTTGGTGTTCGTGCAACTGTCGAACGATCTGGGGCGGACGTGGTCCCCGATGCGGCAGATGGTCTTCGCGGGCGAGGAGTACAACGGGGTGCATTGGGGGCCGGGGTTGTGGTTCGGGAGGAATCGGGGCGTTCTGGGCGGGCCGCCGGTGTATCTGGACGACGGGCGGTTCATGCTGACGTTTGGCACGCAGATCGTCGGCGAGCCGGCGGATCCGATGACGGGCCGCCACCAGAGCGCGTGCCTTTTCGGCCGGTTTGCCGAGGACGGGTCGGGCATCGCGTGGGAAATGACGTCGTACGCGACGGTCGGGGCGAAGCAGTCGTTTTACGGCGGCGTGGAGCCGAGCGCGGCGATGCTGAAGGACGGGCGGCTGTGGCTGACGATGCGGGTGCACGTGCACCGTGACGGCGGGTTCGAGTCCGGCGGGCGGTACTACGTGACCAGCGACGATATGGGCAGGACGTGGAGCGAGCCTCAGGTGATGCGGTACGACGATACGGGCGAGAAGGTGCACATTCCGGCGTGCCTGGCCCACGTGCTGCGGTCGAGCCGCAACGGTCGGCTGTATATGATTACGAACATCGTGGACGAGCCGGCCTACGCCTGCGACCCGCGGACGACGCTGCAGATCGCGGAGATCGAGGAGCCCTCGCTGCGGGTGATCCGCGACTCGATCACGGTGATCGAATCGCGCCGACCGGATCAGCCGGAGTACATCCGGTTTTCGAACTGGGCTCGCTACGAGGACCGCGAGACGGGAAATCTGGTGATGCTGATGTCGGAGAATCCCGGCAACGTCGGACGGCACGAGGAGTGCGGCGTGGAGCCGCACAGCTATCGATATGAGATCGAGCTTCCGGAATGA
- a CDS encoding aldo/keto reductase, whose product MEMTELGRTGIRVSRLCIGCWQAAGWETSDDERFMRTLAHALDRGLNFLDTAPAYGRGHSEELVGKVIAGRREKVVVATKLSASTTKPEKVREGLENSLRRLGTDYIDLYQQHWPQREEKMEETVALLERFKQEGKIRAIGVSNWMELEWRELADPSRVDCLQPCHSLLWRSIEKSVLPMCREHRIAVIPYSSLCQGILAGKFRSLDRVPTDSRERNRRLDAKGFPEVLRVVAALEEVADKYGKSLTQTALRWLLDQEGVTAPIVGASRPEQVDDNIGALGWRLATEDWQRLSEVSWPLSAELGPTDTLWTWHPRYSEKKG is encoded by the coding sequence ATGGAGATGACGGAACTGGGGCGAACCGGGATCCGCGTGAGCCGGTTGTGCATCGGCTGCTGGCAGGCGGCGGGTTGGGAGACGTCGGACGACGAGCGGTTCATGCGGACGCTGGCGCACGCGCTGGACCGCGGGCTGAACTTTCTGGACACGGCGCCGGCGTACGGCCGCGGCCATTCGGAAGAGTTGGTGGGCAAGGTGATCGCGGGTCGGCGGGAGAAGGTGGTGGTGGCGACGAAGCTGAGCGCGTCGACGACCAAGCCGGAGAAGGTTCGCGAGGGGTTGGAGAACTCCCTGCGGCGGCTGGGGACCGATTACATCGACCTGTACCAGCAGCACTGGCCGCAGCGGGAAGAGAAGATGGAGGAGACGGTGGCCCTGCTGGAGCGGTTCAAGCAGGAGGGCAAGATTAGGGCGATCGGGGTTTCGAACTGGATGGAGCTGGAGTGGCGGGAGTTGGCGGACCCGTCGCGGGTGGACTGTCTTCAGCCATGCCATAGCCTGTTGTGGCGGTCGATCGAGAAGAGCGTGCTGCCGATGTGCCGGGAGCACCGGATCGCGGTGATTCCGTATTCGTCGCTGTGCCAGGGGATTCTGGCGGGCAAGTTCAGGAGTCTGGATCGGGTTCCCACGGATTCGCGGGAGCGGAACCGACGTCTGGATGCGAAGGGGTTTCCGGAGGTTTTGCGGGTGGTCGCGGCGCTCGAGGAGGTGGCGGACAAGTACGGCAAGAGCCTGACGCAGACGGCGCTTCGCTGGCTGCTGGATCAGGAGGGTGTGACGGCTCCGATCGTTGGGGCGTCGCGTCCGGAGCAGGTGGATGACAATATCGGGGCGCTGGGCTGGCGGCTGGCGACGGAGGATTGGCAGAGGCTTTCGGAGGTGAGCTGGCCGCTGTCGGCGGAGCTGGGTCCGACGGACACGCTGTGGACCTGGCATCCGCGGTACAGCGAGAAGAAGGGGTGA